A part of Bacillus thuringiensis genomic DNA contains:
- a CDS encoding response regulator transcription factor, whose protein sequence is MPTILVLEDEMPIRSFIVLNLKRAGFDVLEASKGEEALQILCEHTVDVALLDVMLPGIDGFQVCKAIREENKKIGIIMLTARVQDEDKVQGLGIGADDYIAKPFSPVELTARIQSLLRRIEVHDEQVNTITSGPFSLHVIEERLYKSGQLVDLTPTEYMILQYLMNQASKPVSRDEILNMIWGTNYVGETKVVDVNMRRLRQKIECNPSEPEFILTVWGKGYVWKESIR, encoded by the coding sequence ATGCCAACAATTTTAGTCTTAGAAGATGAAATGCCTATTCGTAGTTTTATTGTCTTAAATTTGAAACGTGCTGGATTTGATGTATTAGAAGCAAGTAAGGGAGAAGAGGCGTTACAGATTTTATGTGAACATACTGTTGATGTAGCATTGCTCGATGTAATGTTACCGGGAATTGATGGTTTTCAAGTTTGTAAAGCTATCCGGGAAGAAAATAAAAAAATCGGTATTATTATGTTAACCGCACGTGTACAAGATGAAGATAAGGTACAAGGATTAGGAATTGGTGCAGATGATTATATCGCAAAGCCGTTTAGTCCAGTGGAATTAACTGCACGTATACAATCGTTATTAAGAAGAATAGAAGTACATGATGAACAAGTGAATACAATCACATCTGGCCCGTTTTCGTTACATGTTATAGAAGAAAGATTATATAAAAGTGGACAATTAGTTGATTTAACCCCTACAGAGTATATGATATTACAGTATTTAATGAATCAGGCTTCAAAGCCGGTTTCACGTGATGAAATTTTAAATATGATTTGGGGAACGAATTATGTAGGTGAGACGAAAGTAGTAGATGTAAATATGAGGCGGTTACGTCAAAAGATAGAATGTAATCCATCAGAACCTGAATTTATTCTTACTGTGTGGGGAAAAGGATATGTGTGGAAGGAAAGTATAAGATGA
- a CDS encoding GNAT family N-acetyltransferase, translating into MEIHIRRAIKDDIPGIAKVHVDSWKTTYKGIFADEILENITYEQREKQWENIFQQEDKYQYRFVSEALDGTIIGFIDGGVERSGAYNCDGELYAIYLLQEYQGMKIGQKLFQALLSECINNDMQSLLVWVVTNNPSKKFYEKYNPEKIDTKFLKRLNIEETAYCWRNINNIIM; encoded by the coding sequence ATGGAAATACATATTAGAAGAGCAATAAAAGATGATATACCAGGTATAGCGAAGGTGCATGTTGATAGCTGGAAAACAACGTATAAAGGGATATTTGCTGACGAAATTTTAGAAAATATAACATATGAGCAACGAGAAAAACAATGGGAAAACATTTTTCAGCAAGAAGATAAATACCAATATAGATTTGTATCAGAGGCGTTAGATGGAACGATAATTGGATTCATTGACGGGGGAGTGGAAAGAAGTGGTGCATATAATTGTGACGGGGAATTATATGCGATCTACCTTTTACAAGAGTATCAAGGAATGAAAATAGGACAAAAGTTATTTCAAGCTTTACTATCGGAATGTATAAACAATGATATGCAATCACTTTTAGTATGGGTTGTTACGAATAATCCTTCTAAAAAGTTTTATGAAAAATATAATCCAGAAAAAATTGACACGAAATTTTTAAAAAGACTAAATATAGAAGAAACAGCGTATTGTTGGAGAAATATAAATAATATTATTATGTAA
- a CDS encoding peptidoglycan-N-acetylglucosamine deacetylase: MEKAFKIKRVVVVLIAIAAVAIGYFMFQSITSPAKAVAKQENVVQLASEQPKVEMNKTAPSRFNGKERKVAYLTFDDGPGKYTAELLNMLKQHDAKATFFLIGANVKEFPDLVKREDAEGHYVGMHSMTHNFAKLYKNGEYVNEMKEDQSLIANIIGKSPKLTRPPYGSMPGLNEGLRNKVVEGGFKVWDWTIDSLDWKYNKVQVDAAAAQIAQNVITHATKPQEVILMHDIHPQSVAAVPAILKGLKEKGYEFEAYHEESHFPVNFWHDNRM; encoded by the coding sequence ATGGAAAAAGCTTTTAAAATTAAACGAGTAGTAGTCGTTTTAATAGCGATTGCAGCAGTAGCTATTGGGTATTTCATGTTTCAATCCATTACTTCACCAGCAAAGGCTGTTGCAAAACAAGAAAACGTAGTACAGCTTGCAAGTGAACAACCGAAAGTAGAAATGAATAAAACGGCACCAAGTCGTTTTAATGGGAAAGAAAGAAAAGTTGCTTATCTTACATTTGATGATGGCCCAGGGAAATATACGGCTGAATTGTTAAATATGTTAAAACAGCATGATGCGAAGGCGACGTTCTTTTTAATTGGAGCGAATGTAAAAGAATTTCCGGATTTAGTGAAACGTGAAGATGCAGAAGGTCATTATGTAGGTATGCATAGTATGACACATAATTTTGCAAAGTTATATAAAAATGGCGAGTATGTAAATGAAATGAAAGAAGATCAAAGCTTAATCGCAAATATTATTGGAAAATCACCTAAATTAACACGTCCACCATACGGTTCGATGCCTGGATTAAATGAAGGTCTTCGAAATAAAGTGGTAGAGGGCGGTTTTAAAGTATGGGATTGGACAATTGATTCATTAGACTGGAAATATAACAAAGTGCAAGTTGATGCAGCGGCAGCACAAATTGCTCAAAACGTAATAACACATGCAACAAAACCACAGGAAGTTATTTTAATGCATGACATTCACCCACAATCAGTTGCTGCTGTGCCAGCAATTTTAAAAGGGTTAAAAGAAAAGGGTTATGAGTTTGAAGCTTATCATGAAGAGAGTCACTTCCCAGTGAATTTCTGGCATGATAACCGTATGTAA
- a CDS encoding sensor histidine kinase: MKRKVTLYFMTVIILMLVLFEVVFSVSIYRYYYNGIVQYIESHAKTSTRFFSEYNSLYFIRLQEYSGDIIESFQLEGTELQLIDRHGTIIQSSSGQKVEGKVIIPYSLLEGEMYHQVTTTKENVKQLEVISPLIHQGQTIGVLKYTTVLTNVNAKIIEIIMFTISVGIVISGIVFLISRRLANSFVKPIESIIHASSQIAEGTLKKKIKEDYPGELGELAHSLNHMSNKIEKAEQMKNEFIASISHEIRTPLTGIKGWSETLKTIDHLTEEEIKQGMGIISGETDRLIHLVEELLDFSRLQSNHFNLYKQKVQIYDILEETIWQLTPNAEEKQIQFINTIERIELMGDRNRLKQIFLNIVQNAIKYSHEKGTIHIEATKNEGQAVIKVKDEGIGIAKEHLSYIEQPFYQINNNATGAGLGLAIVKKMVDLHGGTLSFISKEGIGTTILIKLPL; encoded by the coding sequence ATGAAAAGAAAAGTGACTTTATATTTTATGACGGTCATTATACTTATGCTTGTATTATTTGAAGTCGTATTTTCAGTCTCCATTTATCGATATTATTATAATGGTATTGTGCAATATATAGAATCTCATGCGAAGACAAGTACACGATTTTTCTCTGAATACAATTCACTATACTTTATTCGTTTGCAAGAATACAGCGGGGATATAATTGAGAGCTTTCAGTTAGAAGGAACTGAATTACAATTAATTGATCGACATGGTACGATTATACAGTCGTCAAGTGGACAAAAGGTCGAAGGTAAAGTAATTATTCCGTATTCGTTACTAGAAGGAGAAATGTACCATCAAGTGACTACTACGAAAGAAAATGTGAAACAATTAGAAGTGATTAGTCCACTTATTCATCAAGGACAAACGATAGGTGTTTTGAAATATACGACTGTTTTAACGAATGTAAATGCAAAGATTATCGAAATCATTATGTTTACTATTTCTGTAGGTATTGTTATTTCAGGAATTGTATTCTTAATCAGTAGACGATTAGCGAATTCATTTGTTAAACCAATCGAATCTATTATTCATGCTTCTTCACAAATTGCAGAAGGTACATTAAAGAAGAAAATTAAAGAGGATTATCCTGGTGAGTTAGGTGAGTTAGCACATAGTTTAAATCATATGTCTAATAAAATAGAAAAAGCGGAACAGATGAAAAATGAATTCATTGCTTCGATTTCTCATGAAATACGAACGCCTTTAACTGGAATTAAAGGTTGGAGTGAGACGTTAAAAACGATAGATCATTTAACGGAAGAAGAGATAAAGCAAGGTATGGGAATTATATCAGGTGAGACAGACCGATTGATTCATTTAGTAGAAGAATTGCTAGATTTTTCAAGATTACAATCAAATCATTTCAATTTATATAAACAAAAGGTACAAATATACGATATACTAGAGGAGACGATTTGGCAATTAACTCCTAACGCTGAAGAGAAACAAATTCAATTTATTAATACGATAGAAAGAATTGAATTGATGGGAGATCGAAATAGGCTAAAACAAATTTTCTTGAATATTGTTCAAAATGCTATTAAATATTCACATGAAAAAGGTACAATCCACATTGAAGCGACTAAAAATGAAGGACAAGCAGTAATCAAGGTGAAAGACGAAGGGATTGGAATTGCTAAAGAGCATTTATCATATATAGAACAGCCATTTTACCAGATTAATAACAATGCTACAGGTGCCGGTCTTGGTTTAGCTATCGTAAAAAAAATGGTAGATCTTCATGGAGGTACACTTAGTTTTATAAGTAAAGAAGGAATCGGAACAACCATTTTGATAAAACTCCCATTATAA
- the asbA gene encoding petrobactin biosynthesis protein AsbA, with protein MQHAKQIAEHATIQSFLNCYLRETGSGEWITEDKRIEDIFYHSFQRDTCSTYLCCRLSAQNITLYGEVIYKSATDRHLFGEQFYYQMGENKNVIKADYVTVITFLIKEMSINYGEGTNPAELMLRVIRSCQNIEEFTKERIEDTSALYGFHTSFIEAEQSLLFGHLTHPTPKSRQGILEWKSAMYSPELKGECQLHYFRAHKNIVNEKSLLLDSTTVILKEELRNDEMVCKEFISKYCNEDEYSLLPIHPLQAEWLLHQSYVQDWIDQGVLEYIGPVGKYYMATSSLRTLYHPQSKYMLKFSFPVKVTNSMRINKLKELESGLEGKEMLNTAIGEVLEKFPGFDFICDPAFITLHYGAKESGFEVIIRENPFYSEHANDATLIAGLVQDAIPGERTRLSNIIHRLADLEGRSCEEVSLDWFRRYMNISLKPMVWMYLRYGVALEAHQQNSVVQLKDGYPVKYYFRDNQGFYFCNSMKEMLHNELAGIGERTGNLYDDYIVDERFRYYLIFNHMFGLINGFGTAGLIKEEFLLSELRSVLESFLPYNREPSTFLRELLEEDKLACKANLLTRFFDVDELSNPLEQAIYVQVQNPLVREVAVRS; from the coding sequence ATGCAGCATGCGAAACAAATCGCGGAACATGCAACAATACAAAGTTTTTTAAATTGTTATTTAAGAGAAACAGGAAGTGGAGAATGGATTACAGAGGATAAAAGGATAGAGGATATTTTCTACCATTCATTTCAACGAGATACTTGCTCTACTTATTTATGCTGTCGGTTATCGGCACAAAACATTACTTTGTATGGAGAAGTTATATATAAATCAGCAACAGATCGCCATTTGTTTGGAGAACAATTTTATTATCAAATGGGAGAAAATAAGAATGTTATAAAAGCAGATTACGTTACAGTTATTACATTCTTAATAAAAGAGATGTCTATCAACTACGGAGAAGGGACGAATCCTGCTGAACTTATGCTTCGAGTTATTCGTAGTTGTCAAAATATTGAAGAATTTACAAAGGAGAGAATAGAAGATACATCTGCATTATACGGTTTCCATACATCCTTTATAGAAGCGGAGCAATCTTTATTATTTGGACATTTAACGCATCCAACCCCAAAGAGTAGACAAGGTATTTTGGAATGGAAAAGCGCAATGTATTCTCCAGAATTAAAAGGAGAATGTCAGCTTCATTATTTTAGGGCACATAAAAATATAGTAAATGAAAAATCATTATTGTTAGATTCTACAACAGTAATTTTAAAAGAAGAGTTACGTAATGATGAGATGGTTTGTAAAGAATTTATATCGAAGTATTGTAATGAAGATGAATATTCATTACTTCCAATTCATCCGCTTCAGGCAGAATGGCTATTACACCAATCATACGTACAGGATTGGATAGATCAAGGAGTACTTGAATATATCGGCCCTGTCGGTAAGTATTATATGGCAACATCATCACTTAGGACGTTATATCATCCTCAATCAAAATATATGCTTAAGTTTTCATTTCCAGTAAAAGTAACAAATTCAATGCGTATTAATAAATTGAAGGAACTAGAGAGTGGTCTTGAAGGAAAGGAAATGCTAAATACAGCAATTGGTGAAGTGTTAGAGAAGTTTCCAGGTTTTGATTTTATTTGTGATCCAGCATTTATTACATTACATTACGGGGCAAAAGAATCTGGATTTGAAGTAATTATACGAGAGAATCCTTTTTATAGTGAACATGCAAATGACGCTACTTTAATTGCTGGATTAGTGCAAGATGCTATACCTGGGGAACGTACTCGTTTATCGAATATTATTCATCGACTAGCAGATTTAGAAGGTAGAAGCTGTGAAGAAGTAAGTTTAGATTGGTTTAGACGATATATGAATATTTCTTTAAAGCCGATGGTATGGATGTACTTACGTTATGGTGTTGCATTAGAAGCGCATCAGCAAAATAGCGTTGTTCAGCTAAAGGATGGTTATCCGGTCAAATATTATTTCCGTGATAATCAAGGGTTTTATTTCTGTAATTCAATGAAAGAGATGCTTCATAATGAGTTGGCTGGCATTGGAGAGCGTACTGGAAATTTATATGACGATTATATTGTAGATGAGAGATTTCGTTACTACTTAATTTTTAATCATATGTTTGGTCTCATTAACGGTTTTGGCACAGCAGGATTAATTAAGGAGGAATTTCTTCTCTCTGAATTAAGATCTGTACTTGAATCGTTCCTTCCTTATAACCGTGAACCTTCTACCTTTTTAAGAGAATTGTTAGAAGAGGATAAGTTGGCATGTAAAGCAAATTTATTAACGAGATTTTTCGATGTCGATGAGTTAAGTAATCCTTTAGAACAAGCAATTTACGTACAGGTACAGAATCCGCTCGTTAGAGAAGTGGCTGTTCGTTCATAA
- a CDS encoding MgtC/SapB family protein, which yields MSYEFLLKLGLALFLGLFIGIDRQLKNKPLGVKTSMVISVASCLITMVSIEAVHVYSVPGHTNMDPMRLAAQIVSGIGFLGAGVILRRSNDVISGLTTASMVWAASALGIAIGAGFYLQATVAMILIILAINVLPQLVKIAGPYSLRQKDLSIKITVKEHHELDGIFKQIKNLGMHVKRVKIKDIDSGAFQQLEMVILAPEDLYTTELYSSLKEIDRVVSVEVESR from the coding sequence ATGTCATATGAATTTTTACTCAAATTAGGTTTAGCACTCTTTTTAGGATTATTCATCGGGATAGATAGGCAGCTAAAGAATAAACCGCTTGGTGTGAAAACAAGTATGGTTATTTCTGTAGCAAGTTGTTTAATTACGATGGTTTCAATTGAAGCCGTACATGTATATTCTGTTCCAGGGCATACAAATATGGATCCAATGCGTCTAGCTGCTCAAATTGTGAGTGGGATTGGTTTTCTTGGGGCAGGTGTTATTTTACGAAGAAGTAATGACGTTATTTCTGGATTAACGACAGCTTCTATGGTGTGGGCTGCGTCAGCTTTAGGTATAGCAATTGGGGCGGGATTTTATTTACAAGCGACGGTTGCTATGATTTTAATTATTTTAGCAATTAACGTACTTCCACAACTTGTGAAAATCGCAGGTCCGTATTCATTAAGACAAAAGGATTTATCTATAAAAATTACTGTAAAAGAGCATCATGAGTTAGATGGTATATTTAAGCAAATCAAAAATTTAGGTATGCATGTGAAACGAGTGAAAATTAAAGATATAGATAGTGGAGCATTTCAGCAACTGGAAATGGTTATTTTAGCTCCAGAAGATTTATATACAACAGAGTTATATAGTTCCCTGAAAGAGATTGATCGTGTTGTTTCAGTTGAAGTGGAAAGTAGATAA
- a CDS encoding YkyA family protein: MKYGKVAVVGALSVGLLTGCFGEKPEENLYTAFETAATQEKSLVDEAKKLEKLEKEGQELYSQILQEGKDHNDAVMKKIEQATANVDDREKVLKTEKEMLEKAQKETKSVQGNIEKLEDKKLQKQAKAVEESYKNRYDAFQKMNENYTKALATEKELYEKLKVKETKLKEIGEKVKAVNESTVEAQKSKEQFNNFTKEYNDSKLAFYKDAEIKIKNQK, encoded by the coding sequence TTGAAGTATGGAAAAGTAGCAGTAGTTGGAGCACTATCAGTAGGACTATTAACAGGTTGTTTCGGTGAAAAACCAGAAGAAAATCTTTATACAGCTTTTGAAACAGCAGCAACACAAGAAAAATCATTAGTTGATGAAGCGAAGAAGTTAGAGAAGTTAGAGAAGGAAGGTCAAGAGCTATATTCTCAAATTTTACAAGAAGGTAAAGATCATAATGACGCTGTTATGAAGAAGATAGAGCAAGCTACTGCAAATGTAGATGACCGTGAAAAAGTATTAAAAACTGAGAAAGAAATGCTAGAAAAAGCTCAGAAAGAAACGAAATCTGTACAAGGAAATATAGAGAAGCTTGAAGATAAGAAGTTACAAAAACAAGCGAAAGCAGTAGAAGAGTCGTATAAAAACCGTTATGATGCATTCCAGAAGATGAATGAAAATTATACGAAGGCGTTAGCGACTGAAAAAGAACTGTATGAAAAATTAAAAGTAAAAGAAACGAAATTAAAAGAGATTGGCGAAAAAGTTAAAGCTGTTAATGAATCAACTGTGGAAGCACAAAAATCAAAAGAGCAATTTAACAATTTTACAAAAGAGTATAATGACAGTAAGTTAGCATTCTACAAAGATGCAGAGATTAAGATTAAAAATCAGAAATAA